One Nicotiana tomentosiformis chromosome 4, ASM39032v3, whole genome shotgun sequence genomic window carries:
- the LOC104099562 gene encoding uncharacterized protein, with product MHAKTDSDVTSSLAPSSPDHNRRPVYYVQSPSRDSHDGEKTTTSFHSTPVISPMGSPPHSHSSVGRHSRESSSSRFSGSLKPGSRKISPNDAAAAAGGRNHRKGQKPWKECDVIEEEGLLEDDQYSKPLPRRCYFLAFVVAFFILFSFFALVLWGASRPQKPKITMRSIKFERFGIQAGSDNSGVATDMISMNATVKFVYRNTATFFGVHVTSSPVDLSFSELILGSGAMKKFHQSRKSQRVVAVSVIGNKIPLYGSGASLSTPKGATAQPVPLKLNFKVRSRAYVLGQLVKPKFYKTIDCLITLNTQKLNVAIPLKNCTYS from the exons ATGCACGCGAAAACTGATTCAGATGTAACCAGCAGCTTGGCACCATCATCACCGGACCATAATCGGCGGCCGGTGTATTACGTCCAAAGTCCGTCGCGTGATTCACACGATGGGGAGAAAACAACGACGTCGTTTCATTCAACTCCAGTTATCAGTCCTATGGGTTCTCCGCCTCACTCTCACTCCTCCGTTGGCCGTCACTCCCGTGAATCCTCCTCCAGCCGATTTTCGGGCTCACTAAAGCCTGGATCTCGGAAAATTTCTCCTAACGACGCCGCCGCCGCAGCCGGCGGTAGAAACCACCGCAAAGGGCAGAAGCCGTGGAAGGAATGTGATGTTATTGAAGAAGAAGGCCTGCTTGAAGATGATCAGTACAGCAAACCTCTCCCTCGCCGTTGCTATTTTCTAGCCTTTGTTGTTGCGTTTTTTATCCTCTTCTCCTTCTTTGCTCTCGTCCTTTGGGGTGCTAGTCGTCCTCAGAAACCCAAAATTACCATGAGG AGCATAAAATTTGAGAGATTTGGGATTCAAGCTGGttctgataactctggagtagcAACCGATATGATCTCAATGAACGCTACAGTGAAATTCGTTTATCGTAATACTGCAACATTTTTTGGTGTACATGTCACCTCATCCCCTGTTGATCTCTCATTTTCAGAGCTCATACTTGGCTCCGGAGCA ATGAAGAAATTCCACCAATCAAGAAAGAGCCAGAGAGTTGTAGCTGTATCGGTAATTGGAAATAAAATTCCACTATATGGAAGTGGAGCAAGTCTGAGCACCCCAAAAGGCGCTACCGCACAGCCCGTGCCATTGAAATTGAACTTTAAGGTTCGATCAAGAGCTTATGTTTTGGGCCAATTAGTGAAGCCAAAATTCTATAAGACGATTGATTGTTTAATTACTCTTAATACCCAGAAGCTTAACGTT